ACTAAAATAACCGTGAGAACACCCAATATTGCCTGACGCGTTTGATAGTAGGATGCCAAAGCCTCCTTTACATCTATTTCAGAGGTAATGCCGAAGCCTAAGTCGTGGTCCCACAACCAGGCACCAAATACAGGTACCCCACGGTAATCACGGTACCCATTCATATCAGACCCTGAAATGCCCTGCGTAGCACTGGCAGCCATGATCGTTAACGGCCACTGCTGCGGTAATGTATCCGGTTTAAAGCCAAGCAAAGTATTACCACCAGGGTCAGTAATACGAATATTCATAATGCTGTTACTGTCGTGACTAATTAATCGACTGTTAACTAACTGGTGTTCGAAACGACTTTCAGTAAGCAGCATGCCATTTTTATCAAAGGCGTATGTTTCCCCTGTATCTCCCAGCCGGGCCAGTCCAGACACATGATTAAACAAAGTATCGAGGTTGATCTGCAAAGCCAGTACAGCTTTCACCTGACCATTCTGCTTAACGGGAGACACAACAAAAATAGATAGGTGCGCGCTCTCTGCCGACACCTGCCCGGTGTCAGTGCTATCTGACGACAAAGTTGGTATGAACAGGGTTTCACCCTGAAATGCGCGATCCAGATAATCGGGACGCTGCATCTGTATCAGGTTTAATCTATGTAATTCTTCATCCCGCAAAGAGGCTATATTCGTCCGCTGCGGTGAAATTATATAAAACCCCAGATCCTTTTCCCGTTGTAAAACCGGCCCAATAAAGCTGCGTAACTCTGCTAATGAACCTTGATGATGCTCAGTACCGGAGCCTCCATGTAACATAGCCTGAACAGGGGAAGACATTGCCAGCTCGACAGCATCACGCTTACGGTACTGTATCCAGATCTGATAAGTGGTAACTGTGGTTTTAAGAATAGTCTGTAACGATGCGCGAATCTGCAGTTTGGTGGCTTGCTCAATATTGTTAATTGCAAATCCGGTAGCAGACGTAATAACAGCAATAAAAACCAGCGTCAGTGTAAAAGTAAATAATGAATACTTATTGATCGTTAGCATTCAGGTAGACTCCGTAAAGACTGACCTTCCTGCCAGTCAGAAATTAGCCTTACCCTGGCTATATCAACAATTGCAGTATAACGAGTTGAAGGGGAATCGCCTCTTAATTCTTGAATAATTTTCAAACACTTGTGTGAAAACAGCTCAGAAAAATCATTAAGTAACATGAACGATCAGCTCAGAACTACATGGCTTTCTGAGAAGAACATTCTCCATTTTTCCTGACCGACTATTAGAAATTGTGACGAGCTCTCCTCTGCCTTATCAATTCTGACCGAAAAGATTGTCCGCCAAGTGGGAAGCTGATAGCTTTTATACAAATACCGCACGACAATGGAATAAAGATGATCGACCAAGAGCTGGAAACACTCACCCACTTCTACAACCTGATTATTGATTTCTTCATCAATTACAGTTTTCAGGTCATTGGCGCCATTATCATCCTTATCCTTGGTCTGATAGTTGCCCGCTGGGTTGGCAATCTGACACTCAAACTCTGTAAACGACATAATGTCGACATCACACTTAGCCACTTTATCAGCAGCACCGTCAGGCTATTACTTATCGCCATGGTCGCCATTATTTGCCTCGGCAAATTCGGCATCAGTGTCGCCCCCTTTATTGCTGCAATCGGTGCTATATCGCTGAGTATTGGGTTTGCTCTGCAGGGTGTATTCTCTAACTACGGTGCGGGCTTCACCATCATAATCACCCGACCTTTTGTAGTAGGTAACACCATCCGTTGTAATGATGTTTGCGGAGTTGTAGAAGAAATCCGTCTGGCTTATACCCTGCTCTCAACCGAAGATGGCGAGATCATCACTATTCCAAACAAGCATATTGTCGGGGAAGTATTAGTAAACTCATTCGAAAATACCGTTGTTGAAGCAGAAATTGGCATCAGCTACAGCGCCGATCCGGCCCAGGCCATTACTCTGATCAAACAGCAATTAAGCAACAACTCAAACATTGTTGATAAGCCTTTACCGCAGGTGGGTATTGCCTCGTTTGGCGATTCCAGCGTGAATATCGCCTACCGCTACTGGGTGCCTACAAGACAATTATTTGAAACACAATTTCAGATCAACGCCGCGGTTTACAGTGCATTCAAAGCGAATAATGTTGAGATTCCATTCCCGCAGCGAGAAGTGACACTGTTAAGTCAGCAATAAAGCCAGGAAGCTAAATAAAATAAGGCAGCAAAATAAAATCAGACCTACATTTTCATCCACAGGCAGCAGTGCTCACAACGCAGAAAAACTATAGAGCACTGCCGTCAGTAACTTGTATTCGCCTGCTTACCGTTCCAAGACTTCCATTATTAATTACTTAAATTGAATGCTGATAATTCATTCCAGAAAAGCATTTCATTTTTTGCAACACTGCCATCCAAATATATCAATATACGCAAGACAAACTTTACACTAAACTTGCCCCATTACAGTCACTGAGCATCTCTATATAATGCTCCGCGACTCGGAATAATCTTTTATGGCTGACAGGCCGTAAAGCAGAATAATGAACGCCTGTTCACAGGCTAACTAAAGAGATACACAGACCATGTCTAATAACTACTTCAACACTTTGCCACTGCGTGAGCAGCTGGCTCAGCTGGCTAAATGCCGCTTCATGCACCTGAACGAATTCGATGAAGGCGTAGAAGCGCTGAAAGGCAAAAAGATTGTTGTTATCGGTTGTGGCGCACAGGGCCTGGCACAGGGCATGAACCTGCGTGACAGCGGCTGTGACGTTTCTTACACACTGCGTGCTGCTGCTATTGCTGAAAAGCGTCAGTCCTGGAAAAGTGCTACTGAAAACGGTTTCACCGTTGGCACTTACGAAGAACTGATCCCTACAGCTGACGTTGTACTGAACCTGACGCCTGATAAGCAGCACACACCTGTAGTTGAAGCTGTTATGCCGCTGATGAAAGAAGGCGCTTGCCTGTCTTACTCTCACGGTTTCAACATCGTTGAAGAAGGTATGCAGATCCGTGACGACCTGACAGTAATCATGGTTGCACCTAAGTGCCCAGGTTCTGAAGTACGTAACGAATACGTGCGTGGTTTCGGTGTTCCTACCCTGATCGCTGTTCACGAAGACAACGATCCTAAAGGCGAAGGTCTGGCTCTGGCTAAGGCATACGCTGTTGGTACTGGCGGTCACAAAGCTGGCGTACTGATGTCTTCTTTCGTTGCTGAAGTTAAGTCCGACCTGATGGGCGAGCAGACAATCCTGTGCGGTATGCTGCAGACTGGTTCTATCCTGTGCTTCGACAAGATGGTTGAGAAAGGCATCGATGCGGGTTACGCGTCTAAGCTGATCCAGTACGGCTGGGAAACTATCACTGAAGCCCTGAAGTACGGCGGCGTGACTAACATGCTGGACCGTCTGTCTAACCCAGCGAAGATCAAAGCTTTCGATCTGTCTGAAGAACTGAAAGTTATCATGCGTCCACTGTACAACAAGCACCAGGATGACATCATGACTGGCGCTTTCTCCAGCGGCATGATGGCTGACTGGGCGAACGACGATGCGAACCTGCTGGGCTGGCGCGCAGAAACTGCTGAGACTAATTTCGAGAAGACTCCGGCAGGCGACGTTGAAATTTCTGAACAGGAATTCTTCGACAACGGCATCCTGATGGTTGCTATGGTTAAAGCGGGTGTTGAACTGGCTTTCGAAACTATGACAGCTGCTGGCATCATCGCTGACTCTGCATACTACGAGTCTCTGCACGAAACACCGCTGATCGCTAACACTATCGCACGTAAGAAACTGTACGAAATGAACGCGACTATTTCTGATACAGCAGAATACGGTTGCTACCTGTACAACCACGCGTGTCTGCCTCTGCTGACAGATTTCATGAAGAGCATCGAAACTGACGTTATCGGTAAAGGCATGGACCTTGCTGACAACGGCGTAGACAACGCGCGTCTGATCGAAGTTAACGCTGCTCTGCGTGCTCACCCGGTTGAAGCAATCGGTACT
The DNA window shown above is from Aliamphritea ceti and carries:
- a CDS encoding diguanylate cyclase domain-containing protein; translated protein: MLTINKYSLFTFTLTLVFIAVITSATGFAINNIEQATKLQIRASLQTILKTTVTTYQIWIQYRKRDAVELAMSSPVQAMLHGGSGTEHHQGSLAELRSFIGPVLQREKDLGFYIISPQRTNIASLRDEELHRLNLIQMQRPDYLDRAFQGETLFIPTLSSDSTDTGQVSAESAHLSIFVVSPVKQNGQVKAVLALQINLDTLFNHVSGLARLGDTGETYAFDKNGMLLTESRFEHQLVNSRLISHDSNSIMNIRITDPGGNTLLGFKPDTLPQQWPLTIMAASATQGISGSDMNGYRDYRGVPVFGAWLWDHDLGFGITSEIDVKEALASYYQTRQAILGVLTVILVMTLLLLAYVVRSQQVKKQYLQKAKDDLEQKVAVRTAELNITRMELETANRELEVLATTDSLTSLANRRCFDDHLEKEWLYCQRENKSLGILLVDIDYFKRYNDFYGHPCGDECLRNVAKALRNINVIRRPGDLIARYGGEEFAIILSAPNSAYMKDVAELLRNAVYQLKIEHQASKLTEKSVTISVGYALAVDLQKVTAETLISRADQALYKAKSLGRNQSCADDDTASRQEQTAS
- a CDS encoding mechanosensitive ion channel family protein; this encodes MIDQELETLTHFYNLIIDFFINYSFQVIGAIIILILGLIVARWVGNLTLKLCKRHNVDITLSHFISSTVRLLLIAMVAIICLGKFGISVAPFIAAIGAISLSIGFALQGVFSNYGAGFTIIITRPFVVGNTIRCNDVCGVVEEIRLAYTLLSTEDGEIITIPNKHIVGEVLVNSFENTVVEAEIGISYSADPAQAITLIKQQLSNNSNIVDKPLPQVGIASFGDSSVNIAYRYWVPTRQLFETQFQINAAVYSAFKANNVEIPFPQREVTLLSQQ
- the ilvC gene encoding ketol-acid reductoisomerase, with the protein product MSNNYFNTLPLREQLAQLAKCRFMHLNEFDEGVEALKGKKIVVIGCGAQGLAQGMNLRDSGCDVSYTLRAAAIAEKRQSWKSATENGFTVGTYEELIPTADVVLNLTPDKQHTPVVEAVMPLMKEGACLSYSHGFNIVEEGMQIRDDLTVIMVAPKCPGSEVRNEYVRGFGVPTLIAVHEDNDPKGEGLALAKAYAVGTGGHKAGVLMSSFVAEVKSDLMGEQTILCGMLQTGSILCFDKMVEKGIDAGYASKLIQYGWETITEALKYGGVTNMLDRLSNPAKIKAFDLSEELKVIMRPLYNKHQDDIMTGAFSSGMMADWANDDANLLGWRAETAETNFEKTPAGDVEISEQEFFDNGILMVAMVKAGVELAFETMTAAGIIADSAYYESLHETPLIANTIARKKLYEMNATISDTAEYGCYLYNHACLPLLTDFMKSIETDVIGKGMDLADNGVDNARLIEVNAALRAHPVEAIGTELRGYMSDMKKIV